A region from the Rosa rugosa chromosome 6, drRosRugo1.1, whole genome shotgun sequence genome encodes:
- the LOC133713496 gene encoding membrane-bound O-acyltransferase gup1 isoform X2 produces the protein MEKLARKFTCSHHCFHNIYVNRSVVEGIFSFESQRDVHCLAFDFIHVPIVSAWSLIFARTKYFSFVFWSFNIFFLLCNRIYEGYSFSSFGEHWAFLDNFRGTFRWQICFNFVVLRMVSFGYDYHWAHQDSRFDHEKHIQRCNICRAGKTCYQVLQERGVQSDNFSFITYLSYLAYAPLYLAGPILSFNAFASQLDIPQNNYSVRDTTWYGLRWVFSLLLMELMTHLFYYNAFAISGMWKQLYPVDVFIIGYGVLNFMWLKFFLIWRYFRFWSLICGIEVPENMPKCVNNCYNLESFWKNWHASYNKWLVRYLYIPLGGSQRKLLNVWVVFTFVAIWHDLEWKLLSWAWLTCLFFIPEIIFKSAASAFQAKTALGEFIVREFSAAAGAVTITCLMVANLVGFVIGPSGISWLVSQFLSREGLPVLAGMLLTFYVGTKLMFHIRDAKQSTH, from the exons ATGGAGAAACTTGCGAGGAAATTTACCTGTTCTCACCATTGTTTTCACAATATTTACGTCAATCGCTCAGTTGTCGAGGGCATATTTTCATTTGAAAGCCAGAGGGATGTCCATTGTTTGGCTTTTGATTTCATTCACGTACCTATCGTATCTGCATGGAGCCTG ATATTTGCTCGAACGAAGTACTTCTCTTTTGTATTCTGGAGTTTCAACATATTCTTTCTTCTCTGCAATCGTATTTATGAAGGATACTCATTCTCCTCATTTGG GGAGCACTGGGCATTTTTGGACAACTTTCGGGGCACCTTTAGATGGCAAATTTGCTTTAACTTTG TTGTTTTGCGCATGGTAAGCTTTGGCTATGATTACCATTGGGCTCATCAAGATTCTCGTTTTGACCATGAG AAACATATTCAGCGTTGCAATATTTGTAGAGCCGGCAAAACTTGTTACCAAGTCTTACAG GAGAGAGGTGTCCAGAGCGACAATTTTTCCTTTATCACATACCTTTCTTATCTGGCATATGCACCTCTTTATCTTGCTGGGCCAATTCTAAGCTTCAATGCCTTTGCTTCACAG CTGGATATTCCTCAAAATAACTATTCAGTTAGAGACACTACTTGGTACGGTTTGCGTTGGGTTTTCAGTCTCCTTCTGATGGAACTAATGACACATCTCTTTTACTACAATGCCTTTGCAATCAG CGGCATGTGGAAACAGTTATATCCCGTAGATGTGTTTATTATTGGATATGGG GTTTTAAACTTTATGTGGCTAAAGTTCTTTCTGATATGGCGCTATTTCCGGTTCTGGTCACTG ATCTGTggcattgaggtccctgagAATATGCCAAAGTGTGTAAACAATTGCTACAACTTGGAAAGCTTTTGGAAGAACTGGCATGCTTCCTACAACAAATGGCTTGTGAG GTATTTGTACATACCTCTTGGCGGCTCTCAGAGAAAGCTTCTCAATGTGTGGGTTGTATTCACATTCGTTGCCATTTGGCATGATCTAGAGTG GAAGCTTCTTTCATGGGCATGGCTGACATGCTTATTCTTTATTCCGGAAATAATCTTCAAATCAGCAGCCTCTGCATTTCAG GCCAAGACTGCTCTTGGGGAGTTTATTGTTCGTGAATTTAGTGCGGCTGCTGGGGCAGTTACAATCACTTGCCTCATG GTTGCAAACCTTGTTGGTTTTGTGATTGGACCATCTGGGATTAGTTGGTTGGTTTCTCAATTCCTTAGCAGAGAAG GATTGCCGGTCTTGGCCGGCATGCTTTTGACATTTTATGTTGGGACAAAG
- the LOC133713496 gene encoding membrane-bound O-acyltransferase gup1 isoform X1 produces the protein MDLKGSNSSSSIKKRELPFLVLYAAAFYAFIIHRSLQLSRDHYTKLLGLRPGWLTPQCLNDASDAQWRNLRGNLPVLTIVFTIFTSIAQLSRAYFHLKARGMSIVWLLISFTYLSYLHGACIIFILSIASVNFLLVKIFARTKYFSFVFWSFNIFFLLCNRIYEGYSFSSFGEHWAFLDNFRGTFRWQICFNFVVLRMVSFGYDYHWAHQDSRFDHEKHIQRCNICRAGKTCYQVLQERGVQSDNFSFITYLSYLAYAPLYLAGPILSFNAFASQLDIPQNNYSVRDTTWYGLRWVFSLLLMELMTHLFYYNAFAISGMWKQLYPVDVFIIGYGVLNFMWLKFFLIWRYFRFWSLICGIEVPENMPKCVNNCYNLESFWKNWHASYNKWLVRYLYIPLGGSQRKLLNVWVVFTFVAIWHDLEWKLLSWAWLTCLFFIPEIIFKSAASAFQAKTALGEFIVREFSAAAGAVTITCLMVANLVGFVIGPSGISWLVSQFLSREGLPVLAGMLLTFYVGTKLMFHIRDAKQSTH, from the exons ATGGATTTGAAAGGCAGCAATAGTAGTAGTAGTATTAAGAAGAGAGAACTGCCGTTTCTGGTTCTCTACGCTGCTGCTTTCTACGCCTTCATCATCCATCGATCGCTTCAACTATCTCGCG ATCATTATACCAAATTATTGGGCTTGCGGCCTGGATGGCTCACACCTCAATGCCTCAAT gaTGCGTCTGATGCTCAATGGAGAAACTTGCGAGGAAATTTACCTGTTCTCACCATTGTTTTCACAATATTTACGTCAATCGCTCAGTTGTCGAGGGCATATTTTCATTTGAAAGCCAGAGGGATGTCCATTGTTTGGCTTTTGATTTCATTCACGTACCTATCGTATCTGCATGGAGCCTG CATCATATTTATCCTCTCAATCGCTTCAGTgaattttcttttggtaaag ATATTTGCTCGAACGAAGTACTTCTCTTTTGTATTCTGGAGTTTCAACATATTCTTTCTTCTCTGCAATCGTATTTATGAAGGATACTCATTCTCCTCATTTGG GGAGCACTGGGCATTTTTGGACAACTTTCGGGGCACCTTTAGATGGCAAATTTGCTTTAACTTTG TTGTTTTGCGCATGGTAAGCTTTGGCTATGATTACCATTGGGCTCATCAAGATTCTCGTTTTGACCATGAG AAACATATTCAGCGTTGCAATATTTGTAGAGCCGGCAAAACTTGTTACCAAGTCTTACAG GAGAGAGGTGTCCAGAGCGACAATTTTTCCTTTATCACATACCTTTCTTATCTGGCATATGCACCTCTTTATCTTGCTGGGCCAATTCTAAGCTTCAATGCCTTTGCTTCACAG CTGGATATTCCTCAAAATAACTATTCAGTTAGAGACACTACTTGGTACGGTTTGCGTTGGGTTTTCAGTCTCCTTCTGATGGAACTAATGACACATCTCTTTTACTACAATGCCTTTGCAATCAG CGGCATGTGGAAACAGTTATATCCCGTAGATGTGTTTATTATTGGATATGGG GTTTTAAACTTTATGTGGCTAAAGTTCTTTCTGATATGGCGCTATTTCCGGTTCTGGTCACTG ATCTGTggcattgaggtccctgagAATATGCCAAAGTGTGTAAACAATTGCTACAACTTGGAAAGCTTTTGGAAGAACTGGCATGCTTCCTACAACAAATGGCTTGTGAG GTATTTGTACATACCTCTTGGCGGCTCTCAGAGAAAGCTTCTCAATGTGTGGGTTGTATTCACATTCGTTGCCATTTGGCATGATCTAGAGTG GAAGCTTCTTTCATGGGCATGGCTGACATGCTTATTCTTTATTCCGGAAATAATCTTCAAATCAGCAGCCTCTGCATTTCAG GCCAAGACTGCTCTTGGGGAGTTTATTGTTCGTGAATTTAGTGCGGCTGCTGGGGCAGTTACAATCACTTGCCTCATG GTTGCAAACCTTGTTGGTTTTGTGATTGGACCATCTGGGATTAGTTGGTTGGTTTCTCAATTCCTTAGCAGAGAAG GATTGCCGGTCTTGGCCGGCATGCTTTTGACATTTTATGTTGGGACAAAG